The Lacipirellula parvula genome window below encodes:
- a CDS encoding sulfatase — protein MREGQAMRTMWKRILGATLAFVLLQPTLGFAAPNIVFILVDDLRWDDLGCAGNDFVSTPNIDRIAREGAQFQNAFATTPLCSPSRGSILTGQFARVHGITDNTDRSEQSHRLKTFPQELQHAGYETAYFGKWHMGNDNTQRPGFDRWFCLTGQGTSFDPVVNDDGKEVQRTGYVTDVLNEESVKFLRTKHAKPFMFYLSHKAIHPETYQGPDGKLSDPTLSNFIPAPRHKELYSDAKITRRPSAGVPPTDKPALQQKIDGLPPLGPETGSSDTVILNRLRMLKAVDEGVGEILKALEESGELDNTLIVVAGDHGYFYGEHGLSIERRLAYEESIRIPLIMRYPPLIAAASEPASLVQTIDIAPTFVELGGGEIQPAYQGRSLLPLMKGETPPDWRQAVLVEYFSDTVFPRMKQMGYEAVRGERWKYIHFTDQQGMDELYDLRSDPYELHNLADNPDSAGDLAEMKGELKQLLESTASR, from the coding sequence ATGCGAGAAGGGCAAGCGATGCGAACGATGTGGAAGAGAATTCTTGGAGCGACGTTGGCGTTTGTACTGCTGCAGCCGACGCTCGGGTTCGCAGCGCCCAACATTGTCTTCATTTTGGTCGACGACCTCCGCTGGGATGATCTCGGCTGCGCCGGCAACGATTTTGTCAGCACGCCGAACATCGACCGCATCGCTCGCGAAGGGGCTCAGTTTCAGAATGCCTTCGCCACGACGCCGCTCTGTTCGCCGAGTCGCGGCAGCATTCTGACGGGACAGTTCGCCCGAGTGCATGGCATCACAGATAACACTGATCGCAGCGAACAGAGCCATCGCCTGAAGACGTTCCCGCAGGAACTGCAGCATGCTGGCTACGAGACGGCCTACTTCGGCAAGTGGCACATGGGGAACGACAACACCCAGCGTCCGGGTTTTGATCGCTGGTTCTGCCTGACGGGGCAGGGGACGTCGTTCGACCCGGTCGTCAACGACGACGGCAAAGAAGTGCAGCGAACTGGATACGTGACCGACGTGCTGAATGAGGAAAGCGTCAAGTTCCTCCGCACCAAGCATGCGAAGCCATTCATGTTCTACCTTTCGCACAAGGCAATTCACCCCGAAACCTACCAAGGGCCCGACGGCAAGCTGTCGGATCCGACGCTATCGAACTTCATCCCCGCGCCGCGCCACAAAGAACTCTACAGCGACGCCAAGATTACGCGTCGCCCCAGCGCGGGCGTGCCGCCGACCGATAAGCCGGCGCTGCAGCAGAAAATCGACGGCTTGCCGCCGCTCGGCCCTGAAACCGGCAGCAGCGATACGGTGATTCTCAATCGCCTGCGGATGCTCAAAGCCGTCGACGAAGGGGTCGGCGAGATATTGAAGGCGCTCGAAGAGAGCGGCGAACTCGACAACACGCTCATCGTGGTGGCCGGTGATCATGGCTACTTCTACGGCGAGCATGGCCTGAGCATTGAGCGTCGCTTAGCCTACGAAGAAAGCATTCGCATCCCGCTGATCATGCGCTATCCGCCGCTGATTGCCGCGGCGAGCGAGCCGGCGTCGCTTGTGCAAACGATCGACATCGCGCCGACGTTCGTCGAGCTGGGGGGCGGTGAAATTCAGCCGGCGTACCAAGGGCGCTCGCTGTTGCCGCTCATGAAGGGCGAAACGCCGCCCGACTGGCGGCAGGCCGTGCTCGTCGAGTACTTTTCCGACACGGTGTTTCCGCGGATGAAGCAGATGGGATACGAGGCCGTTCGCGGCGAACGTTGGAAGTACATCCACTTCACCGACCAGCAAGGAATGGATGAACTGTACGATCTGCGGAGCGATCCCTACGAACTTCACAATTTGGCTGATAATCCAGACTCTGCCGGCGATCTAGCGGAGATGAAGGGCGAGCTTAAGCAGCTCTTGGAATCAACCGCCTCGCGCTAG
- a CDS encoding SGNH/GDSL hydrolase family protein translates to MKLLPSITAVGVLLFAISLVPDASAASPELSWQQLQTEFIAGKGWSKTVSPFDRLPAVAEKAVRPPVWKLSRDSAGMSVDFTTDADSLAVRWTLTSPQLAKPHMPATGVSGVDLYVQQGERWQFVATARPTKFPTNEAMLAVGLGKGEKRYRMYLPLYNGVESLGLGIPQEAAFAWDKPDARPPIVFYGTSITQGGCASRPGMAYPAILGRRLDRPVINLGFSGNGRLEPEMAELLAELDPALYVIDPLPNNFPQQAAQRLPKFLEIIRAKRPTTPILLVGGPRYADSLALAARAERVAAADRVVEKVVHDRLAKGDMQLHFVAGSDLAANGGDATVDGTHPTDLGFMLMADDLEPASKNALQPR, encoded by the coding sequence ATGAAGTTATTACCATCGATCACTGCTGTTGGCGTGCTGCTGTTCGCAATTTCGCTGGTTCCGGACGCTTCTGCTGCTTCGCCCGAGCTGAGTTGGCAGCAACTGCAAACGGAGTTCATCGCAGGGAAGGGGTGGAGCAAGACTGTCTCTCCGTTCGATCGCCTACCCGCGGTCGCTGAGAAAGCAGTCCGGCCGCCAGTCTGGAAGCTTTCGCGCGACTCCGCTGGGATGAGCGTTGACTTCACGACCGATGCCGATTCGCTGGCGGTGCGGTGGACGCTCACCTCGCCGCAACTAGCGAAGCCGCACATGCCGGCGACGGGCGTAAGCGGCGTCGATCTTTACGTGCAGCAAGGAGAGCGTTGGCAATTCGTGGCAACTGCACGCCCGACGAAGTTCCCCACGAACGAAGCAATGCTCGCCGTCGGTCTTGGCAAGGGCGAGAAGCGGTATCGGATGTACTTGCCGCTCTACAATGGTGTGGAGTCGCTCGGGCTTGGCATTCCGCAGGAAGCAGCGTTCGCTTGGGACAAGCCCGACGCCCGGCCGCCGATCGTTTTTTATGGCACCTCGATCACGCAGGGGGGCTGTGCGTCACGACCTGGCATGGCGTATCCCGCGATCTTGGGGCGTCGACTCGATCGGCCCGTGATCAATCTCGGGTTCTCCGGCAACGGCCGGCTAGAACCGGAAATGGCCGAGCTGCTCGCGGAACTCGATCCTGCGCTCTACGTCATTGATCCGCTGCCGAACAATTTCCCCCAGCAAGCCGCGCAACGGCTGCCGAAATTTCTAGAGATCATTCGCGCAAAGCGGCCAACGACGCCCATCTTGTTGGTGGGCGGGCCGCGCTACGCCGATTCGTTGGCGCTCGCCGCGCGGGCCGAGCGCGTCGCTGCTGCGGATCGGGTTGTCGAGAAAGTCGTTCACGATCGACTAGCCAAGGGCGATATGCAGCTTCATTTCGTCGCCGGCTCTGATCTGGCAGCGAACGGCGGCGATGCCACCGTCGATGGGACGCATCCGACCGACTTGGGATTCATGCTAATGGCAGATGACTTGGAACCTGCCAGCAAAAACGCTTTGCAACCTCGCTAA
- a CDS encoding 3-keto-disaccharide hydrolase yields MSIPYRLLASALFLAVVTACTSHADEAKSPPPAEEGFVSIFDGKTLDGWWPHTGVPTFHVGGKWEVVDGVIVGQQFPPDKGGFLATKKKYDNFVIRFEVNMDYPSDSGVFLRMGEDGKSHQVTLDNRPDGQFGKIYLPWTQSMVHESPDGIKSFKQKEWNKGEIRIEGEPSRIRFWLNGDLVTDFQHTAETTKGVPDSGYIGLQVHPTVENMKHFDEGNKVRYRNIRIREIKPGEKVE; encoded by the coding sequence ATGTCGATTCCTTACCGCCTCCTGGCGTCCGCCCTGTTCCTGGCGGTTGTGACCGCTTGCACCTCCCACGCCGACGAAGCGAAGTCGCCGCCGCCAGCCGAAGAAGGGTTCGTTTCGATCTTCGACGGCAAGACGCTCGACGGTTGGTGGCCACACACTGGCGTGCCAACGTTCCACGTCGGCGGTAAGTGGGAAGTCGTCGACGGCGTCATCGTCGGCCAGCAATTCCCGCCCGATAAGGGGGGCTTCCTCGCCACGAAGAAGAAGTACGACAACTTCGTCATCCGCTTCGAAGTGAACATGGATTACCCGAGCGACAGCGGCGTCTTCCTTCGCATGGGCGAGGACGGCAAGAGCCACCAAGTGACGCTCGACAATCGCCCCGACGGGCAGTTCGGCAAGATTTACCTGCCGTGGACGCAGTCGATGGTCCACGAAAGCCCCGACGGCATCAAATCATTCAAGCAAAAGGAATGGAACAAAGGGGAAATTCGCATCGAGGGAGAACCGTCGCGGATCCGCTTCTGGTTGAACGGCGACCTTGTCACCGACTTCCAGCACACGGCCGAAACGACTAAGGGAGTTCCCGATTCGGGCTACATTGGCTTGCAAGTCCACCCGACCGTGGAGAACATGAAGCACTTCGACGAAGGGAACAAAGTCCGCTACCGCAACATTCGCATCCGGGAGATCAAGCCGGGCGAGAAGGTGGAGTAG
- a CDS encoding dienelactone hydrolase family protein has translation MLIVRRRWLLGVLACAAFAWAPLVGAQEWAKAAIEASPRHMEYVTVTHGDRNVECFVAYPEVAEKAHAVVLIHDISGMSDWMRSMADQVAEAGYIAIVPDLLSEMAPGGGGTETFASIDDARRAIPKLPPAQIEADLNAAADYVSKLPAAKGTVSVAGFCWGGGQSLRYATQNPKLSGAMVFYGYEPIDAAGVACVAAPVYGYYAENDARINMSIPDVEKLMAEAKKTFEPLKYKGAGHGFMRHGQDPAGTPENKAAREAAWKRWKDLLKTY, from the coding sequence ATGTTGATCGTTCGCCGCCGTTGGTTGTTGGGGGTTCTCGCTTGCGCAGCGTTTGCGTGGGCGCCGCTGGTCGGTGCTCAAGAGTGGGCGAAGGCGGCGATCGAGGCGTCGCCGCGGCACATGGAGTACGTCACCGTCACCCACGGCGATCGCAACGTCGAGTGCTTCGTCGCCTATCCCGAAGTTGCTGAGAAGGCCCACGCGGTCGTGCTAATCCACGACATCTCGGGGATGAGCGATTGGATGCGGAGCATGGCGGACCAGGTTGCGGAGGCGGGCTACATCGCCATCGTGCCGGATCTCCTTTCGGAGATGGCGCCAGGCGGCGGTGGAACGGAAACGTTCGCCAGCATCGATGATGCACGGCGAGCGATCCCCAAGTTGCCGCCCGCGCAGATCGAGGCTGACCTCAACGCGGCGGCGGATTACGTGAGTAAACTGCCGGCCGCTAAGGGAACCGTCTCGGTCGCGGGGTTTTGCTGGGGCGGCGGGCAGTCGCTCCGCTACGCTACGCAGAATCCGAAACTAAGCGGAGCGATGGTTTTCTACGGCTACGAACCGATCGACGCGGCAGGCGTCGCGTGCGTCGCGGCGCCCGTCTACGGCTACTACGCTGAGAACGACGCACGCATCAATATGTCGATTCCCGACGTGGAGAAGCTAATGGCCGAAGCGAAGAAGACCTTCGAGCCGCTCAAGTACAAAGGTGCTGGGCATGGCTTCATGCGGCACGGGCAGGATCCCGCCGGGACGCCGGAAAACAAAGCAGCTCGCGAGGCGGCTTGGAAGCGCTGGAAAGATTTGCTGAAAACTTACTAG
- a CDS encoding 3-keto-disaccharide hydrolase — MRKYSSIAAACILAVAATTSLQAAPASEPSSTREAITPGDEPIILFDGKTLGDCYVWLKDVGRSDPEQVFRVTDGLLHVTGDGLGSLITNQAFKNYHLVLEYKWGDKTWRDRENSARDTGLLIHSNGVDGGYQGIWKPSIEVQIIEGGVGDFVFVSGKDEAGEQVPLSLTAPVTLDRDGEVVWNPDGNVETYGTANRRRINWRQRDPDWKDEKGFRGPHDVDSPGQQWTRIDVLADGDRITTFVNGVKVNEASNPSPTSGQIQLQTELAEVFFRRWELYPIDGGPAPAPAEQ, encoded by the coding sequence ATGAGAAAATATTCTTCTATCGCCGCGGCATGCATCCTCGCAGTGGCGGCAACCACGTCACTGCAAGCGGCGCCGGCGAGCGAGCCGAGCTCGACGCGCGAGGCTATCACGCCTGGCGACGAGCCTATCATCCTCTTCGACGGCAAGACGCTAGGCGATTGCTACGTCTGGCTCAAGGACGTGGGACGCAGCGACCCGGAGCAAGTCTTCCGCGTCACCGATGGCCTGCTTCACGTCACCGGCGACGGCCTTGGCAGCCTGATCACCAATCAAGCTTTCAAGAACTATCACCTCGTCCTTGAGTACAAGTGGGGCGACAAGACTTGGCGCGATCGCGAGAACTCCGCGCGCGACACGGGGCTGCTCATCCATAGCAATGGCGTTGACGGCGGTTACCAAGGGATTTGGAAACCCTCGATCGAGGTGCAGATTATCGAAGGCGGCGTCGGCGATTTTGTGTTCGTCAGCGGCAAGGACGAGGCTGGGGAGCAAGTTCCTTTGTCACTCACCGCGCCGGTTACGCTCGATCGCGACGGCGAAGTGGTTTGGAATCCAGATGGCAATGTTGAAACCTACGGCACGGCGAATCGCCGCCGCATCAACTGGCGACAGCGCGATCCCGACTGGAAGGACGAAAAGGGCTTTCGCGGTCCGCACGACGTCGATAGTCCTGGTCAGCAGTGGACTCGCATCGACGTCTTAGCCGATGGCGACCGAATCACGACGTTCGTCAATGGCGTGAAGGTCAACGAAGCTTCCAACCCCTCGCCGACGAGCGGGCAGATTCAGCTCCAAACTGAACTCGCCGAAGTTTTCTTCCGTCGCTGGGAACTTTACCCGATCGATGGCGGGCCGGCGCCGGCGCCGGCTGAACAGTAG
- a CDS encoding sialate O-acetylesterase, whose protein sequence is MMADRDSFRRRLMLRGLLSALLSCCVVAATSSECVAENAASAPSGVAKENFHIYVLLGQSNMAGRGKMTAMDRQPVDGVYMLDANNKWQLAAHPLHFDKPSITGVGLGINFAQTILDIAPHATIGLIPCAVGGTRLDQWSRGGKLYNASLARARLGQQVGELKGVLWHQGESDSTDKLAPTYGTRLAQFIDDFRRDLEQPALPFVVGELGHFRRDAHPQTDEINRQLHALPSALPRVAVASAAGLEDQGDKTHFDADSLKTFGRRYAEAIIESTSSGHSGSIND, encoded by the coding sequence ATGATGGCTGACCGCGACTCATTCCGCAGGCGATTGATGTTGCGAGGCCTGCTCAGCGCACTGCTGTCGTGTTGCGTTGTCGCAGCGACCTCGAGTGAATGCGTCGCCGAAAACGCCGCTTCCGCTCCGTCGGGAGTTGCGAAGGAGAACTTTCACATCTATGTGCTGCTCGGCCAATCGAACATGGCAGGTCGCGGCAAGATGACCGCGATGGATCGGCAGCCAGTTGACGGCGTCTACATGCTTGATGCGAACAACAAGTGGCAGCTTGCGGCGCATCCCCTTCACTTCGACAAGCCATCGATCACGGGCGTCGGCCTGGGGATCAATTTCGCACAGACGATACTTGATATAGCCCCGCATGCAACGATCGGGCTGATTCCATGCGCCGTCGGCGGCACGCGACTCGACCAATGGTCGCGCGGCGGGAAACTCTACAACGCGTCACTCGCCCGTGCACGTTTAGGCCAGCAAGTTGGCGAACTGAAGGGAGTTCTGTGGCATCAGGGGGAGTCCGATTCCACAGACAAGCTTGCGCCGACCTACGGAACGAGGCTCGCTCAATTCATCGATGACTTTCGCCGCGACTTGGAGCAACCTGCGTTGCCGTTCGTTGTCGGCGAGCTTGGGCATTTCCGCCGCGACGCACACCCGCAAACTGACGAGATTAACCGTCAGTTGCATGCACTACCGTCCGCACTCCCGCGCGTCGCCGTCGCTTCTGCAGCAGGTCTTGAAGATCAAGGCGACAAGACGCACTTCGACGCCGATTCGCTAAAAACATTTGGGCGACGATACGCAGAAGCGATCATCGAGTCGACTAGCAGTGGACACTCGGGCTCAATAAACGACTGA
- a CDS encoding DUF1559 domain-containing protein has product MNSTRRAFTLVELLVVIAIIGVLVALLLPAVQAAREAARRSQCVNNMKQIGLAMQMHHDAKGALPGGAISCCSGTWANFILPYLEQGSFAAIWEKNSSGKPGLYTSTNNLKNFMQNRIGLYTCPSDTPNSAMQAVTVPIPNHNYAANYGNTTYAQNDYQNVTFKGAPFGNIEKITYSPGVNPYFDYFDSYKRPYRGVASFQEITDGLSNTLLVSEIIQGAEGDFRGRIIGFADGGAFTGWLAPNSSLPDAPKGAVVDCSKLQPDSVPCVNAPGGGDDTSHLGSRSRHPGGVNSAFADGSVSFFADSTDIEAWRAATSISGDETFSRN; this is encoded by the coding sequence ATGAATTCGACCCGTCGGGCATTTACTCTGGTTGAGTTGTTGGTCGTCATCGCCATCATCGGCGTGCTTGTGGCGCTGTTGCTTCCTGCCGTGCAGGCCGCTCGCGAGGCGGCCCGTCGTTCGCAGTGCGTCAACAACATGAAGCAAATCGGGCTCGCGATGCAAATGCACCATGACGCGAAAGGGGCGCTGCCAGGGGGGGCGATTTCGTGCTGTTCAGGAACTTGGGCTAACTTCATCTTGCCCTACCTAGAGCAAGGCAGCTTCGCGGCGATCTGGGAAAAGAATAGCAGCGGCAAGCCCGGGCTTTACACTTCGACGAACAATCTAAAGAACTTCATGCAGAACCGGATCGGACTTTACACATGCCCAAGCGACACGCCCAATTCCGCAATGCAGGCAGTCACGGTCCCAATTCCCAATCACAACTACGCTGCCAATTACGGCAACACGACTTACGCACAAAATGACTATCAGAACGTCACCTTCAAGGGTGCGCCATTCGGTAACATCGAAAAAATAACGTACAGTCCAGGCGTTAACCCCTACTTTGATTACTTCGATTCGTACAAAAGGCCGTATCGCGGCGTAGCATCGTTTCAAGAAATTACCGACGGTTTATCGAATACGCTTCTCGTAAGTGAAATAATCCAAGGCGCCGAGGGGGATTTCCGTGGGCGGATCATCGGTTTTGCCGATGGCGGCGCGTTCACAGGCTGGCTGGCGCCGAATTCAAGTCTTCCGGATGCTCCCAAAGGTGCAGTTGTGGATTGTTCGAAGCTACAACCGGACAGCGTGCCATGCGTCAATGCTCCTGGCGGCGGCGATGATACGAGTCATCTTGGCTCGCGCAGTCGCCACCCAGGCGGCGTCAATTCAGCGTTCGCCGACGGTTCCGTCTCTTTCTTTGCCGATTCGACGGACATCGAGGCGTGGCGGGCCGCGACCTCGATCTCGGGCGACGAGACCTTTTCGCGAAATTGA
- a CDS encoding XylR family transcriptional regulator — MTKKFEVALIIDPGSPYDRRIVRGVAEYVHRVRREWSIYVEEDLVDRLPDLQAWGGDGILANLDDERIAAAVMSLGIPVIGIGGGYGFYEHHPEIPYVRTDNRAIARLGAKYLLNLGFRRFAFCNEPLTKFNGWAKERADAFADVIREAGFPCDVFTGRHSPAKQWRQAQASLQEWLAKLPAPIGVMACHDGRARHVLQACRTLGLRVPDDVAILGVDNDDLMCELTRPPLSSIEQGALRVGFEAAAMLDQLMQGNQLTQPQLSVPPEQVVTRQSTDVTAVADPDVAEALEFIRLNACKPIHVSDVLDLARMSRSTLEARFRESIGRTIHAEIRRIQLEEAQRLLITTNIPIKEVVQRVGISSVQYFNSVVRNATGQTPGEIRKRALR; from the coding sequence ATGACGAAGAAATTTGAAGTCGCGTTGATTATCGACCCCGGTTCGCCCTACGACCGTCGTATCGTGCGCGGCGTGGCGGAGTACGTCCACCGCGTTCGCCGCGAGTGGTCGATCTATGTTGAAGAGGACTTGGTAGATCGCCTGCCCGACCTACAAGCATGGGGAGGCGACGGGATTCTCGCCAACCTCGACGACGAACGGATCGCTGCAGCGGTAATGAGCCTCGGCATTCCGGTGATTGGCATTGGCGGCGGGTATGGTTTCTACGAGCACCATCCCGAGATTCCGTACGTCCGCACTGACAACCGCGCGATCGCGCGATTGGGCGCCAAGTACCTGCTGAACCTAGGCTTCCGCCGGTTCGCCTTTTGTAACGAACCGCTGACGAAGTTCAACGGTTGGGCGAAAGAACGGGCAGATGCGTTTGCCGATGTCATTCGCGAAGCTGGGTTTCCGTGCGACGTGTTCACCGGCCGACATAGCCCGGCGAAGCAGTGGCGCCAAGCGCAAGCCTCGCTGCAAGAGTGGCTCGCCAAACTGCCGGCGCCGATCGGCGTTATGGCATGCCACGACGGACGTGCCCGGCACGTTCTACAAGCGTGTCGAACTTTAGGGCTTCGCGTCCCGGATGATGTGGCGATCCTCGGCGTCGACAATGACGACTTAATGTGCGAGTTGACGAGGCCGCCGCTATCGAGCATTGAGCAAGGAGCGCTTCGCGTCGGCTTCGAAGCGGCAGCGATGCTCGATCAGCTGATGCAAGGCAATCAACTGACGCAGCCACAGCTTTCGGTGCCGCCGGAACAAGTGGTGACGCGGCAATCGACCGACGTGACGGCCGTGGCCGATCCCGACGTCGCGGAGGCGCTGGAGTTCATTCGCCTCAACGCCTGCAAGCCCATTCACGTGAGCGACGTGCTCGACCTCGCCCGTATGTCGCGTTCGACGCTGGAAGCGAGGTTTCGTGAATCAATTGGACGGACAATCCACGCCGAAATTCGCCGTATCCAACTAGAAGAGGCGCAGAGGCTATTGATCACAACCAATATTCCGATCAAGGAAGTCGTGCAGCGCGTCGGGATTTCCTCGGTGCAGTACTTCAATTCGGTCGTGCGAAATGCGACTGGGCAAACGCCGGGGGAGATTCGCAAAAGAGCCCTCAGGTAG
- a CDS encoding DUF7453 family protein, producing the protein MRSRCVEQRIEHVVQLIAGLSVLLVRASAVCVSELIDAGRVFSHVVTCCFAQSWLFGGDHLKSALTARNFPAHALLLILFAASVYVIDAEEAAASQIKFGVVAITGQAAPGAGTGVTYLYLDAPVINDAGQVGYPAYLTGVDVARANDRAIYAGPFAAPQLVSRAGDVAPGMSEGEIVLGYFSGPILNDAGQVAYHALLEGRRSAAIFAGPLTGPQLMSREGDAAPGTPAGVKYSSFFASSFNTDPPVVNDSGQAAYCAKLIGSGLTSANDTAIYAGLLGSPQLVARTGDAAPGTPAGVKYSSVGTPALNDAGWVAHVAGLTGSGVTSANDEALFAGPGGALQLVARKGDNAPGVPASVKYEALSPPALNDAGQVAYHAVLTGSGVTVANDRAIYAGSRTAPQLVARTGDAAPGMPAGVTYASLSLSLLPVLNDAGQVAYTARLKGSGVTASNDAAVYAGLPGAPHLIAREGEPAPGTPAGITYASFLTPALNDAGQTAFLARLGGDDLTEANSDGLFVSDPVLGGLLIVREGDLFDVGGGDLRTIANNGIGFLAGRSDDMSTGLSNDGTLAFRLIFTDGTNGIFTATIVPEPTAMALLVVAGLTVVCCRSLRRCS; encoded by the coding sequence TTGCGCTCTCGTTGCGTTGAGCAGCGCATTGAGCACGTCGTCCAATTGATTGCCGGTCTGAGCGTGCTTTTAGTGCGAGCTTCGGCGGTCTGCGTGTCCGAATTGATTGACGCAGGCAGGGTTTTCAGCCATGTTGTTACATGTTGTTTCGCTCAGTCATGGCTATTCGGCGGCGATCACTTGAAATCAGCATTAACCGCAAGAAATTTCCCTGCTCACGCCCTCCTCCTGATTCTGTTCGCCGCGTCGGTTTACGTCATCGACGCTGAGGAAGCGGCCGCTTCGCAGATCAAGTTTGGTGTAGTAGCCATCACGGGCCAAGCTGCTCCTGGCGCAGGTACGGGGGTGACTTACCTCTACCTTGACGCCCCCGTCATTAACGATGCCGGTCAGGTTGGGTATCCAGCTTACCTTACCGGCGTCGATGTAGCGCGCGCAAACGATCGGGCGATCTACGCCGGGCCATTCGCCGCCCCTCAGCTCGTGTCTCGTGCAGGTGACGTTGCTCCTGGCATGTCGGAGGGGGAGATCGTCTTAGGCTACTTTAGCGGGCCGATTCTCAATGACGCTGGCCAAGTAGCCTACCACGCACTTCTCGAAGGTCGCAGAAGCGCTGCAATCTTCGCTGGCCCGCTCACCGGTCCTCAACTCATGTCCCGCGAAGGTGACGCGGCTCCTGGCACGCCAGCGGGCGTGAAGTATTCCAGTTTTTTTGCATCGAGCTTCAACACTGACCCGCCCGTTGTCAATGATTCTGGCCAAGCGGCGTACTGTGCAAAGCTCATCGGCAGCGGACTAACGAGCGCGAACGACACCGCGATTTATGCCGGTCTGCTGGGAAGCCCGCAGCTCGTGGCTCGAACTGGCGATGCAGCTCCCGGCACGCCGGCAGGAGTCAAGTATTCGAGTGTCGGGACGCCAGCTCTCAATGACGCAGGGTGGGTGGCCCACGTCGCCGGTCTCACCGGCAGCGGAGTAACGAGCGCAAACGACGAAGCGCTCTTTGCGGGGCCGGGTGGCGCTCTTCAGCTAGTGGCTCGAAAAGGCGATAACGCTCCCGGTGTGCCAGCGAGCGTCAAGTACGAGGCTCTTAGCCCACCCGCCCTCAATGATGCGGGCCAAGTGGCGTACCATGCCGTACTAACTGGAAGTGGTGTGACGGTCGCCAATGATCGAGCGATTTATGCCGGCTCTCGCACAGCTCCGCAATTAGTGGCCCGAACTGGCGATGCAGCGCCCGGTATGCCTGCGGGAGTCACCTATGCGTCCCTATCTCTTTCTCTACTACCAGTGCTTAACGATGCTGGTCAGGTTGCGTACACGGCCCGCCTGAAGGGAAGCGGGGTGACTGCTTCTAATGACGCAGCGGTCTACGCCGGTCTACCGGGGGCTCCGCACCTCATTGCCCGCGAAGGGGAGCCAGCCCCTGGCACTCCGGCAGGAATTACCTACGCGTCCTTCCTAACACCAGCGCTTAATGACGCGGGCCAAACGGCTTTTCTCGCGCGTCTCGGCGGCGACGACTTAACGGAAGCGAACAGTGACGGACTCTTCGTTAGCGACCCCGTGCTAGGCGGACTGCTAATTGTGAGAGAGGGAGATTTATTTGATGTTGGCGGCGGCGACTTGCGTACAATCGCGAACAACGGTATCGGTTTTCTCGCCGGTCGCAGCGACGACATGTCTACCGGTTTGTCGAACGATGGAACACTGGCGTTCCGGTTGATATTCACAGACGGCACGAATGGCATCTTCACCGCGACGATCGTCCCTGAGCCTACCGCGATGGCTCTGCTTGTCGTGGCCGGCCTAACGGTCGTTTGTTGCAGATCGCTACGGCGATGTTCGTAA